A window of Elusimicrobiota bacterium contains these coding sequences:
- the mltG gene encoding endolytic transglycosylase MltG has protein sequence MMGFSRRGFGTVAAVAVLGFGATLAWINSAPAGGGDGVLEIPQGAGAVRVARELKAAGRLRSVAWFRLLSRLFRADGKLKAGAYRLASGRSAAGLLKDLVAGRGEALRLTWPEGWALWQMADRTAAAGVCGRDAFLAAAQGAEGFLFPETYLFEPGTPAPAVIRAGRDRFAAVWEEVFRAAQAAGAVPPGPIPRDPDEEFRLADGRRWTQRRTVTLASLVEREARRPSDRPLVSAVYQNRLKKGMRLECDPTVQYALGEWKNPLWRKDLAMEHPYNTYRRFGLPPGPICSPGRESLAAALAPAAVDFLYFVADDTGGHSFSSNYEDHQRAVRARRRAMRAVKKS, from the coding sequence GTGATGGGTTTCTCCCGGCGGGGGTTTGGGACGGTCGCGGCGGTCGCTGTCCTGGGTTTCGGGGCGACCCTGGCGTGGATCAACAGCGCGCCCGCGGGCGGCGGCGACGGGGTTCTGGAAATTCCCCAGGGGGCGGGGGCCGTCCGAGTGGCCCGGGAGCTGAAAGCGGCGGGACGTCTGCGCTCCGTGGCCTGGTTTCGCCTGCTGTCCCGCCTCTTTCGAGCCGACGGAAAATTAAAAGCGGGAGCCTATCGCTTGGCGTCCGGCCGGTCCGCCGCTGGCCTTCTGAAGGATTTGGTCGCGGGACGGGGCGAGGCCCTCCGGCTCACCTGGCCGGAAGGGTGGGCCCTCTGGCAGATGGCGGATCGGACGGCGGCCGCCGGGGTCTGCGGGCGGGACGCGTTTCTCGCGGCCGCCCAGGGGGCCGAAGGCTTTTTGTTCCCGGAGACGTATCTGTTTGAGCCCGGCACGCCCGCCCCCGCGGTGATCCGGGCGGGGCGGGATCGTTTTGCCGCCGTGTGGGAGGAAGTTTTCCGGGCGGCCCAGGCCGCGGGGGCGGTGCCGCCGGGCCCGATTCCCCGGGACCCCGACGAAGAATTCCGTCTGGCCGACGGCCGCCGTTGGACCCAACGCCGAACGGTGACCCTGGCCTCCCTGGTGGAGCGGGAGGCCCGCCGTCCCAGCGACCGACCCCTCGTGTCCGCCGTTTATCAAAATCGACTTAAAAAGGGGATGCGTTTGGAATGCGATCCGACGGTCCAATACGCCCTGGGCGAGTGGAAAAACCCGCTGTGGAGAAAAGACCTGGCGATGGAACACCCCTACAACACGTACCGGCGGTTCGGCCTTCCCCCGGGACCGATCTGCAGTCCAGGCCGTGAATCCCTGGCGGCGGCGTTGGCCCCGGCCGCCGTGGATTTTCTTTATTTTGTCGCCGACGACACCGGCGGCCATTCCTTTTCGTCCAATTACGAAGACCACCAACGGGCGGTGCGCGCCCGGCGGCGGGCCATGCGGGCCGTCAAAAAATCATAA
- the ruvX gene encoding Holliday junction resolvase RuvX: MTVYLGVDWGRARVGVAVSDESGVMAHPLETLHGGSPADVAAALMKLAVDRGAGAVVLGLPLNMDGSEGDSARAARALAAALESQGLRTILRDERLSTWRAEAMLTERGAHGRAKKERRDRAAAAVILQGYLDEQRGGGA; the protein is encoded by the coding sequence GTGACGGTTTATCTCGGGGTGGATTGGGGGCGGGCTCGGGTGGGCGTGGCGGTGTCCGATGAGTCCGGGGTCATGGCCCATCCCCTGGAGACCCTGCACGGCGGGTCCCCCGCGGACGTGGCCGCGGCGTTGATGAAATTGGCGGTGGATCGGGGGGCCGGGGCGGTGGTTCTGGGCCTCCCGCTCAACATGGACGGTTCCGAAGGCGACAGCGCCCGGGCGGCCCGGGCCCTGGCCGCGGCCCTGGAATCCCAGGGCCTGCGGACGATTCTGCGCGACGAACGATTGTCCACCTGGCGGGCCGAGGCGATGCTGACGGAGCGGGGCGCCCACGGGCGGGCCAAAAAAGAGCGCCGGGACCGGGCCGCGGCGGCGGTGATTCTCCAGGGGTATCTGGACGAGCAGCGTGGGGGCGGGGCGTGA
- the thpR gene encoding RNA 2',3'-cyclic phosphodiesterase produces the protein MKLFVSLAPPRELHATLTRSFFPLREGVAGARWTKPDQSHFTLRFIGPSDNVPALESACRAAARSVAPFELELRGLGVFPTEGIPQILWAGVGAGGDVLTRLTAGLESGLARAGFPPPDHPFRPHLTLARFTGAPRLPEGFLAAHADRPWFSFRADKIAVMESQPTAFGVKHYTRSAYSLGGPA, from the coding sequence GTGAAATTATTCGTGTCGTTGGCGCCGCCCCGGGAGCTTCACGCCACCTTGACCCGGTCTTTTTTCCCCCTGCGGGAGGGCGTGGCCGGGGCCCGGTGGACCAAGCCCGATCAATCCCATTTCACTCTCCGTTTCATCGGCCCGTCCGACAACGTTCCGGCCCTGGAATCCGCCTGCCGGGCGGCGGCGCGCAGCGTCGCCCCCTTTGAATTGGAATTGCGGGGCCTCGGCGTTTTTCCGACGGAGGGAATCCCGCAGATCCTGTGGGCCGGGGTCGGCGCGGGGGGCGACGTCTTGACCCGGTTGACCGCGGGGTTGGAAAGCGGGCTGGCCCGGGCCGGTTTCCCGCCCCCGGACCATCCGTTTAGACCCCACCTCACCCTGGCGCGCTTTACGGGCGCGCCGCGCCTCCCCGAAGGCTTTCTCGCGGCCCACGCCGATCGTCCTTGGTTTTCCTTTCGGGCCGATAAAATCGCGGTGATGGAGAGTCAACCCACCGCCTTCGGCGTCAAGCATTACACGCGAAGCGCGTATTCCCTCGGCGGCCCCGCGTGA
- a CDS encoding response regulator: protein MSSSTARLLLVEDDQTLSEIVSTLLKQEAYRVTLTRNGEDALRLAREERPDLILLDVLLPKMSGFEVCQRLRSDPATCLIPIILVTALGATKDKVTGFKLGADEYLSKPFDSLELLARVERVLQRSREELAANPLTGLPGGVALEREIQRRLMDQEAFTVARVDVSGLAAFNRSYGYEKGDHIVRLIGMILRSAVQELGNSNDLVAHFGGDDFGFVSTAVRAEVVAARALENAEMLLLMQYEEKDRTPPARGAAPALMTLSIGIVDVAPGRFHHHVPILDEAAAALAEAKKINGHHLVRRDAVPV, encoded by the coding sequence ATGAGCTCTTCCACCGCCCGGCTCCTGCTCGTCGAAGACGACCAAACTCTTTCGGAGATCGTCTCGACCCTTCTCAAGCAGGAAGCCTATCGCGTCACGTTGACTCGGAACGGCGAAGACGCGCTCCGGCTCGCCCGGGAAGAACGCCCCGACCTTATTTTGCTCGATGTCCTGCTCCCCAAAATGAGCGGCTTTGAGGTGTGCCAGCGCCTTCGATCGGACCCGGCCACCTGCCTGATTCCCATCATCCTCGTGACGGCCCTGGGCGCCACCAAGGACAAAGTCACGGGGTTCAAGCTGGGGGCCGACGAATACTTGTCAAAACCCTTCGATTCTTTGGAGCTGTTGGCCCGGGTGGAACGGGTGCTTCAACGGAGCCGCGAGGAGCTGGCCGCCAACCCGCTCACGGGCCTTCCGGGGGGCGTGGCGTTGGAAAGGGAAATTCAACGGCGGTTGATGGACCAGGAGGCTTTCACCGTGGCCCGGGTGGATGTTTCGGGGTTGGCCGCCTTTAACCGGTCGTACGGCTATGAAAAGGGCGATCACATCGTTCGCCTGATCGGCATGATTTTACGCAGCGCGGTTCAAGAACTGGGAAACAGCAACGATTTGGTGGCCCACTTCGGCGGAGACGATTTCGGTTTTGTGAGCACGGCGGTGCGGGCGGAAGTGGTGGCGGCCCGGGCCTTGGAAAACGCGGAAATGTTGCTTTTGATGCAATACGAGGAAAAAGACCGGACGCCCCCGGCCCGGGGCGCGGCCCCGGCGCTCATGACGCTTTCCATCGGCATTGTCGATGTGGCCCCCGGGCGCTTTCACCACCACGTGCCCATTCTGGACGAGGCCGCCGCGGCCCTGGCCGAGGCCAAAAAAATCAACGGACATCACTTGGTCCGTCGGGACGCCGTGCCGGTTTAG